In Opitutaceae bacterium TAV5, one genomic interval encodes:
- a CDS encoding ABC transporter substrate-binding protein codes for MVGLALLLGCFAFATLRVWQHGRSGQPADGRIVVRFAHWQLESGLRDALDALAREYESLHPGVRIEQVPIPKRTYAQWTKTQLVGGTATDIIQIDRNLDDETLSRFYRPVTADVALPNPYNHDTPLAGIPWRDTFIDGMSGNFSYRPNLLDYYGVPLSMFTVRLYYNRDLWRQLLGDTPPPATYDGFIALCERIRKIAADTGCNVIPIAGSYDNGPILINKMVSGQTQRLSRQIDQTRTLMPAGAEIGLAWLRGAWNADTPAFADALAIARETSLTMQAGYEQLRHEDATFYFAQNRALMIATGSWDLPVYRTICPFTIGVFDVPLPARDHPHYGRNILGPPSEAGNSTGMAFGITRQSPHPDEALDFLRFLTSFSGNAAFCRASGWLPSVIDIQVPESVAPFLPVVDGYVAGFDFSLGTLGASTTLVMSNRMTLLVQPSGSVAAFQAALRSALTPAIREDLRRVSRNTLRNLTRQDVLLAGQLALGQRDPAGPDAARKISELEEAQNQQESLRAWIDHELDRNPSNDP; via the coding sequence CTGGTCGGCCTCGCCCTCCTGCTTGGCTGCTTTGCGTTCGCCACGCTGCGCGTCTGGCAGCACGGCCGGTCCGGGCAACCCGCCGACGGCCGCATCGTTGTCCGCTTCGCCCACTGGCAACTCGAATCCGGCCTGCGCGACGCGCTCGACGCGCTCGCCCGCGAGTACGAAAGCCTTCATCCGGGCGTCCGCATCGAACAGGTGCCCATCCCCAAGCGCACCTACGCCCAGTGGACCAAAACCCAGCTCGTCGGCGGCACCGCCACCGACATCATCCAGATCGACCGCAATCTCGACGACGAGACGCTCTCCCGCTTCTACCGGCCCGTCACCGCCGACGTCGCCCTGCCCAATCCCTACAACCACGATACGCCGCTCGCCGGTATCCCCTGGCGCGATACGTTCATCGACGGCATGTCGGGCAATTTCAGTTACCGCCCCAACCTCCTCGACTACTACGGCGTCCCTCTCTCGATGTTCACCGTGCGGCTCTACTACAACCGCGACCTCTGGCGCCAGTTGCTCGGCGACACGCCGCCGCCGGCCACGTACGACGGGTTCATCGCCCTCTGCGAACGCATCCGCAAGATCGCCGCCGACACCGGCTGCAACGTGATCCCGATCGCCGGCTCGTACGACAACGGCCCCATCCTCATCAACAAGATGGTTTCCGGCCAGACCCAGCGCCTCTCCCGCCAGATCGACCAGACGCGCACGCTCATGCCTGCCGGCGCCGAAATCGGCCTCGCCTGGCTGCGCGGCGCGTGGAACGCCGACACGCCCGCTTTCGCCGACGCTCTCGCCATCGCCCGCGAGACCAGCCTCACCATGCAGGCCGGCTACGAACAGCTCCGGCACGAAGACGCCACCTTTTACTTCGCCCAGAACCGCGCGCTCATGATCGCCACCGGCAGTTGGGACCTCCCGGTCTATCGCACCATCTGCCCGTTCACGATCGGCGTCTTCGACGTGCCGCTCCCCGCCCGCGACCACCCGCACTACGGCCGCAACATCCTCGGTCCGCCCTCCGAAGCCGGCAACAGCACCGGCATGGCCTTCGGCATCACCCGCCAGTCGCCCCACCCGGACGAGGCGCTCGATTTTCTCCGTTTTCTCACCTCCTTCTCCGGCAACGCCGCCTTCTGTCGTGCCAGCGGCTGGCTGCCCTCGGTTATCGACATCCAGGTGCCGGAAAGCGTCGCTCCCTTTCTCCCCGTCGTCGACGGCTATGTCGCCGGCTTCGATTTCTCGCTCGGAACGCTCGGCGCCTCCACCACCCTCGTCATGTCCAACCGCATGACGCTCCTTGTCCAGCCCTCCGGCTCCGTCGCCGCGTTCCAGGCCGCGCTCCGGTCCGCGCTCACTCCCGCCATTCGCGAAGACCTGCGCCGCGTCTCGCGCAACACCCTCCGCAACCTCACCCGGCAGGATGTCCTCCTCGCCGGCCAGCTTGCCCTCGGCCAGCGCGACCCCGCCGGACCCGACGCCGCCCGCAAGATCAGCGAACTCGAGGAAGCCCAGAACCAGCAGGAGTCCCTCCGCGCCTGGATCGACCATGAACTCGACCGCAACCCGAGCAATGATCCCTGA
- a CDS encoding oxidoreductase, translated as MNAAPLRTAIIGLGGFAGSHHEALLRLEENGAARLVATCDPRPDAFPDECQRWRFRERGIRVFADHRAMLDASLASPGGLDLVVIPTPIALHAPMHRDAVERGVAVYLEKPPTLDPGELEAMIACDRRAAKTTLVGFNFIIEPAHLALKSRLLAGEFGRLREVRLLGQRPRPSAYFRRNAWAGRLRSPDGRLLLDSCLANAMAHYVHNALFWAGPRAVLDWAPPAGVQASLWRAHDIEGADTVFARVSTPDGVTLRLALTHALHGIDTLCETLVTDEARIDWVARSHYAITWHDHRMPPERRPLPSFDLLAANHLDYHRYLRGETSRPSTRLEDCRPFVRLNALCYLSAGTIADFPAALRHPRHDDAGQEFFHIDGLDDAMRAFLETGAWPRLHTVSAAPRTATPADSGNLSGAIDALLTATPALP; from the coding sequence ATGAACGCCGCGCCTCTCCGCACCGCCATCATCGGCCTCGGCGGCTTTGCCGGTTCGCATCACGAAGCGCTGCTGCGGCTGGAGGAGAACGGCGCGGCCCGCCTGGTCGCCACCTGCGATCCGCGTCCCGACGCATTTCCGGACGAATGCCAACGCTGGCGGTTTCGCGAACGCGGCATCCGTGTGTTTGCCGACCACCGCGCGATGCTCGACGCCAGCCTCGCCTCTCCCGGCGGTCTCGATCTTGTCGTCATCCCCACCCCCATCGCCCTGCACGCGCCCATGCACCGCGACGCCGTCGAACGCGGCGTCGCCGTCTACCTGGAAAAACCGCCCACCCTCGATCCCGGTGAGCTGGAGGCGATGATCGCCTGCGACCGCCGCGCCGCCAAAACCACCCTTGTCGGTTTCAACTTCATCATCGAGCCCGCGCACCTCGCCCTGAAATCCCGCCTCCTCGCCGGTGAATTCGGCCGCCTTCGCGAAGTGCGCCTGCTCGGGCAACGCCCCCGCCCCTCCGCCTACTTCCGGCGCAACGCCTGGGCCGGCCGCCTCCGCTCCCCCGACGGCCGCCTGCTCCTCGACTCCTGCCTGGCCAACGCCATGGCGCACTACGTCCACAACGCCCTCTTCTGGGCCGGCCCCCGCGCCGTCCTCGACTGGGCTCCGCCGGCCGGCGTGCAAGCCTCGCTCTGGCGCGCGCACGACATCGAGGGCGCCGACACCGTCTTCGCCCGTGTATCCACTCCGGACGGCGTCACCCTTCGCCTCGCCCTCACCCACGCCCTGCACGGTATCGACACGCTTTGCGAGACGCTCGTCACCGACGAGGCCCGCATCGACTGGGTCGCCAGGTCGCATTACGCGATCACCTGGCACGACCACCGCATGCCCCCCGAACGCCGTCCCCTCCCCTCCTTCGATCTCCTCGCGGCCAATCATCTCGATTACCACCGCTATCTTCGGGGCGAGACCTCCCGCCCCTCGACCCGCCTCGAAGACTGCCGCCCCTTCGTCCGCCTCAACGCCCTCTGCTATCTTTCGGCCGGCACGATCGCGGACTTTCCCGCCGCCCTCCGCCACCCTCGCCACGACGACGCCGGCCAGGAATTTTTCCATATCGACGGACTCGACGACGCCATGCGCGCATTCCTCGAAACCGGCGCCTGGCCCCGCCTTCACACTGTATCCGCCGCACCCCGCACCGCCACGCCGGCCGATTCCGGCAACCTTTCCGGGGCTATCGACGCCCTCCTCACGGCCACACCCGCCTTGCCCTGA
- a CDS encoding N-terminal cleavage protein, with the protein MKTTNIHRGGDSRAFTLIELLTVIAIIGILAAIILPTVGAVRKAAREVKSVSNLRQIALAMNTYADDNKDKFPPGYYYKQGEGELYWTSELVSYIGLPKKVLSARESLYVSPLALLPVNDSSEGSATMPFTYSAHGLLCADTSGGDTRLPRSQVARPSQVILVGEAAQRTNTWAFATFSEPAEFKNRDSTKELTELIPTDSDVDEQNRRGLRYRGRSGAPVAMVDGHAVVLKKGTVTYGNLVADR; encoded by the coding sequence ATGAAAACTACCAACATCCATCGCGGCGGCGATTCACGCGCGTTCACGCTGATCGAGCTTCTCACGGTCATCGCGATCATCGGTATCCTGGCGGCCATCATCCTCCCGACGGTGGGCGCGGTGCGAAAGGCGGCCCGCGAGGTCAAGTCGGTCTCGAATCTCAGGCAGATCGCGCTGGCGATGAACACCTATGCCGATGACAACAAGGACAAATTCCCTCCAGGCTACTATTACAAGCAGGGCGAAGGTGAGCTGTACTGGACATCGGAACTGGTCTCATACATCGGCCTGCCCAAAAAAGTTCTTTCTGCGCGGGAGAGTCTCTATGTGTCTCCGCTGGCCTTGCTGCCTGTCAATGACAGCTCAGAGGGGAGTGCCACCATGCCTTTTACCTATTCGGCGCACGGTCTGCTTTGTGCGGATACATCCGGCGGTGATACCCGGCTGCCCCGTTCGCAGGTGGCAAGACCCTCGCAGGTAATACTCGTCGGGGAAGCCGCACAGCGGACGAATACGTGGGCGTTCGCGACATTTTCGGAGCCGGCCGAATTCAAAAACAGGGATAGCACGAAAGAACTTACCGAGCTTATCCCGACCGATTCCGATGTAGATGAACAGAACCGGCGCGGCCTTCGCTACCGAGGTCGCAGCGGTGCCCCGGTGGCGATGGTGGACGGTCACGCGGTTGTGCTGAAAAAGGGTACAGTGACTTACGGCAATCTGGTCGCCGACCGGTAA
- a CDS encoding ROK family transcriptional regulator has translation MEFFEKAWPLAESGEGAFTQKAGAERNRLRVLGLIARRQCLSQRQITRATRLQASTVSNIVRDLKESGLVREGAPIEAERVGPKETELELVADAAWSLGVGLEPLGHRLTLANAAGHVLTQETLPPGMSVDELAALLPARLAELADRSGLAMEQFAGAGISVPGVVDSASGTILMSRSLGVTRFPLRQTIAEKLGHPVWVERNVACGAYAEHHIGAARDRDSFIYFLLRNDPGQPRVFGLALVIGEKIFHGSNSAAGEVDRNLLSACFTLASGQAGAADPLSDEASLDAFYRAWAEGLAGIVNLLDVSCLILSTNDERFTRDRFGIVRDTVDRNLIPVPGRRFDLLRSGMGLEGTVLGGALLALHRGLASRLGQRKSGSQTAAGDNNKPRTPRNPDRKRK, from the coding sequence ATGGAATTTTTCGAGAAAGCATGGCCGCTGGCTGAAAGCGGCGAAGGAGCCTTCACCCAGAAAGCCGGAGCCGAGCGCAACCGCCTGCGCGTGCTCGGCCTGATCGCCCGCCGCCAGTGCCTCTCGCAGCGGCAGATCACCCGTGCCACCCGGCTCCAGGCTTCCACCGTCTCCAACATCGTGCGCGACCTCAAGGAATCCGGCCTCGTGCGCGAGGGCGCCCCCATCGAGGCCGAGCGCGTCGGCCCCAAGGAGACCGAACTGGAGCTCGTGGCGGACGCCGCCTGGAGCCTCGGCGTCGGCCTGGAGCCGCTCGGCCACCGCCTCACCCTCGCCAATGCAGCCGGGCACGTGCTCACCCAGGAAACCCTCCCTCCCGGGATGTCCGTGGACGAACTGGCTGCCCTCCTGCCAGCCCGCCTCGCGGAGCTGGCCGACCGCTCCGGCCTCGCCATGGAGCAGTTTGCCGGGGCCGGCATCAGCGTCCCCGGTGTCGTCGATTCCGCCAGCGGCACCATTCTCATGTCCCGCTCCCTGGGCGTCACCCGCTTTCCGCTGCGCCAGACAATCGCGGAAAAACTCGGCCACCCTGTCTGGGTGGAACGCAATGTCGCCTGCGGCGCTTACGCCGAGCACCACATCGGAGCCGCCCGCGACCGCGATTCCTTCATCTACTTCCTGCTCAGGAACGATCCTGGCCAGCCCCGGGTCTTCGGTCTCGCCCTCGTCATTGGCGAAAAAATCTTCCATGGCAGCAACTCCGCCGCCGGCGAAGTCGACCGCAACCTCCTCTCGGCCTGCTTCACTCTCGCCTCCGGCCAGGCCGGCGCAGCGGACCCTCTCTCCGACGAAGCCTCTCTCGACGCCTTTTATCGCGCCTGGGCCGAGGGCCTCGCCGGCATCGTCAACCTGCTCGACGTGAGCTGCCTCATCCTCAGCACCAACGACGAACGCTTCACCCGCGACCGCTTCGGCATCGTGCGCGACACGGTTGACCGGAACCTCATCCCGGTCCCCGGCCGCCGCTTCGACCTGTTGCGCTCCGGCATGGGCCTCGAGGGCACCGTCCTCGGAGGCGCCCTCCTCGCCCTCCATCGCGGCCTGGCCTCCCGGCTCGGTCAGCGCAAGTCCGGCTCGCAGACAGCCGCGGGCGACAACAACAAACCGCGCACGCCCCGCAATCCGGACAGAAAACGGAAATAA
- a CDS encoding glycoside hydrolase has product MKPALLDEEIHSTAAPATAPAPAPAAPSRLAFPGGVPAELTRGLAAITGMFPERFVLPPGHAAGSSVLSVRFRPTVPARPAARAGSLSIKVTSPGHITIDYARSTDAFRALGILMGRIESGQPLADTTESAAFDTLGVMLDVSRNGVLRVPVIERIIRHLALMGINQLMLYTEDTYEIPGEPLFGYFRGRYTQEDLRHIDDYAAALGIEAVPCIQTLGHLEQVLQWPPYRPLQDTGGVLLAGDAGSEALVEKMIAAASSPFRSRRIHIGMDEAHGIGSGQYRFRNGLQPPFEILATHLERTAAICRRLGLAPMIWSDMYFRLGSRTNGYYDRASVVPPEAAARVPADVQLVYWDYYHTDPEFYDDWIARHRAMGKEPVFAGGVWTWNRPWAALPHSFATLRAGMQSARANGLREAFVTLWGDDGMECDVLSALPAIQFFAELGFAATSARAEAQVSAHFLGSCAASSEAWMAASDLDCTPGSGDPGEVNANPAKWLLWHDPLLNFLDKHIPEAWPAHYAQLSQRCAERAGRSPGDARLGYVSRLAAVLSHKAALHLSLRHDYMAGDAAALRRAAVKTVPALRDEIRALWQAHHALWHELYRPFGWEVIERRYGGLLLRLETLQTRLDAWLAAPGAHPIEELACPSETVYPAHTAHNLTLTHHQAATPSRIQ; this is encoded by the coding sequence ATGAAACCAGCCCTTCTCGACGAAGAAATCCACTCCACCGCCGCTCCGGCCACCGCCCCTGCTCCGGCTCCCGCCGCTCCCTCCCGGCTGGCCTTCCCCGGCGGCGTGCCCGCCGAACTGACCCGCGGCCTCGCCGCCATCACCGGGATGTTTCCCGAACGCTTCGTCCTCCCTCCCGGCCACGCCGCCGGCAGCTCCGTCCTTTCCGTCCGCTTCCGGCCAACGGTCCCCGCCCGCCCTGCCGCCCGCGCCGGATCCCTGTCGATAAAAGTCACCTCGCCCGGTCACATCACCATCGACTATGCGCGCTCCACCGATGCCTTCCGCGCGCTCGGCATCCTCATGGGCCGCATCGAAAGCGGCCAGCCGCTGGCCGACACCACGGAGAGCGCCGCCTTTGACACACTCGGCGTCATGCTCGACGTGTCGCGCAACGGCGTCCTGCGCGTTCCCGTCATCGAGCGGATCATCCGCCACCTCGCGCTCATGGGCATCAACCAGCTCATGCTCTACACCGAGGACACCTACGAGATCCCCGGCGAACCGCTCTTCGGCTACTTCCGCGGCCGCTACACGCAGGAAGACCTGCGCCATATCGACGACTACGCCGCCGCCCTCGGCATCGAGGCCGTCCCCTGCATCCAGACGCTCGGCCACCTCGAACAGGTGCTCCAGTGGCCCCCGTATCGTCCTCTCCAGGACACCGGCGGCGTCCTCCTCGCCGGCGACGCCGGCAGCGAGGCGCTGGTGGAAAAAATGATCGCCGCCGCCTCCTCCCCGTTCCGCTCGCGCCGCATCCATATCGGCATGGACGAGGCCCACGGCATCGGTTCCGGCCAGTACCGCTTCCGCAACGGCCTGCAACCCCCCTTCGAGATCCTCGCCACCCACCTCGAACGCACCGCCGCCATCTGCCGCCGCCTCGGCCTCGCCCCGATGATCTGGAGCGACATGTATTTCCGCCTCGGCTCGCGCACCAACGGATACTACGACCGCGCCTCCGTCGTCCCTCCCGAGGCCGCCGCCCGCGTGCCCGCCGACGTGCAGCTCGTGTACTGGGATTATTACCACACCGACCCGGAGTTCTACGACGACTGGATCGCCCGCCACCGTGCCATGGGCAAGGAGCCCGTCTTTGCCGGCGGTGTCTGGACATGGAACCGCCCCTGGGCCGCGCTCCCCCATTCGTTCGCCACCCTCCGCGCCGGCATGCAGTCCGCCCGCGCCAACGGCCTGCGCGAGGCCTTTGTCACACTCTGGGGCGACGACGGCATGGAGTGCGACGTGCTTTCCGCGCTGCCCGCCATCCAGTTTTTTGCGGAGCTCGGTTTCGCCGCCACCTCCGCTCGCGCCGAAGCGCAGGTCTCCGCGCATTTCCTCGGCAGTTGCGCCGCCAGCAGCGAGGCCTGGATGGCCGCGAGCGACCTCGACTGCACGCCCGGCTCCGGAGATCCCGGCGAGGTCAACGCCAACCCGGCCAAGTGGCTGCTCTGGCACGATCCGCTGCTCAACTTCCTCGACAAACACATCCCCGAAGCATGGCCGGCCCACTACGCGCAGCTCTCGCAACGCTGTGCGGAGCGGGCCGGCCGCTCGCCCGGCGACGCCCGCCTCGGCTACGTCTCCCGGCTCGCCGCCGTGCTCTCGCACAAGGCCGCGCTTCACCTGTCCTTGCGTCACGACTACATGGCCGGCGACGCCGCGGCCCTGCGCCGCGCCGCCGTCAAGACCGTTCCCGCTCTCCGCGACGAAATCCGCGCGCTCTGGCAAGCCCACCACGCGCTCTGGCACGAGCTCTACAGGCCGTTCGGCTGGGAAGTCATCGAACGCCGCTACGGTGGCCTCCTCCTCCGGCTCGAAACCCTGCAAACCCGGCTCGACGCGTGGCTCGCCGCGCCCGGCGCCCACCCGATCGAGGAACTCGCCTGCCCGAGCGAAACGGTTTACCCGGCCCACACCGCCCACAACCTCACGCTCACCCATCACCAGGCCGCCACGCCCAGCCGCATCCAGTGA